Genomic segment of Triticum aestivum cultivar Chinese Spring chromosome 6A, IWGSC CS RefSeq v2.1, whole genome shotgun sequence:
CAAGCTCACGAGCTGCGGCAGTTTCTCGACAGCTCGGGCAAACCCATCAGGGTCCATTTTGAGCTTCAGGTTGAAGAAGTATTGCTGTGCCGCTAGCTTCACTTTCAGGGGCAACCCAAGAATGGATGGGTACTGTGCAATCATGAGTGGCAGCACCTCCTTCCGAATGCCGAAGCTGAGTAATGCCTCCACATTTGGTTTTACCGTCTCCTCAAGATCATAGCCAAGAATGTATGGCCGCTTCTCAATAATCCTCGCGAGAATCCGCATCGGCAGCCCGAGAGATGTGATGTAATCACAGAACGGCTTGATCGTGGTGCCAACACGCATGCTAAGGAAGAAAGGGTAGTGCGTCACCATGGGGCCAATGTCACGCGGCGCGACGCCGACGATGCCTACGAGGTAGGCCACGGAGGTGCTGATGGTGCCGTCGGGCTTGAGTCCGAGCACGTCCGGGTAGCGCTCGAGGACGCGGGGGATGTCCTGGCGGTCGACGTCGAGGCCGCGGAGCGCCTTGACGATGGgggcgaggtcgacggcgacgGAGGCGTGGAGGCAGGCCGGGTAGGCGCGGACGAaggcggcgaggcgggcgcgcGTGACCCCGAGCTTCTCGAGGTAGGAGAGGACGGGGATGACGTTCTTGCGGAGGGAGCAGGCGAGGAGGAACGGGTAGGCGGAGAGGTCGTCGGTGGAGAGGCCGAGGCGGAGGAGGAAGTCGAGGCGCTCCTGCAGCACGTCGagggaggaggggagctcgacggccTCCAGCTCGCCCGCGGGGTCGGTGACGCCGGCCGAGCGGAGGAAGTCGAGCGCGAGGACGCGGGACACGAGCCGCTCCCTGCGGCCCTGGATCACGCCCCACGTCACCGACGGCATCTGGTACTCCGGCGGCGTGGACGACGACGGCTTGGAGGCGAgcggcgccaggaggaggaggcggccggggaggGAGCCGTCCCCCGCGGCCGcggggccgaggcggcggagggccGTGCGGGCGAGCGGGAgcatggctgcggcggcggcccgggggcggcggcgggggcgagaaGGGCGGCGGCTTAGCGGTGGAGAGAGTGGCTGTGGGGTTTGTGGTGCTTTCCTGGGCCGCACCCGAATGGGTGTGTTTCTTCTTCTGTTGTGGGCTTGTCGTTCCATTCCGCTGAGCTGATAAAGCCCACAGAGCAGCAAATGTTCCTCCAGAGCCTCTTCCGTGAGCATAACCTATGTTTTTcccaaaaaaaacataaattgtgCTTAAAAAAAGTGACAACCACAACTGTGCTTTCGGGCTCTGCCTTTTTTGGTATTTGTTGTTTGGCTACcatttttttgtatttgtttttttattttccttttttgggaaaaaagttcatcaaacctTATTAACTTGGTATCTAATTTCAAAGATCTTATCATGAGAAATCTACAGGTGAAAATGTTCGATATTTGGTCGCACTTTTCAAGAGAGAAAATATTTTGGATAAACAAATCTacgaaaaaaatgaatactccgaaGTTGTTGACcattgaattttcaaaattttgaacaaatttgagaatttgaaaaaagttcaagtttttttttaagaaaccatgaattttcaaaatttcaagATACACAAATAAGTTCATGAGTTTGCAAAAAATCATGAACGCAAAAATGATGGTAAATTTGGAAATGGGGTCATGAAAATACGAAAAGAAAAGTTTACGGATTTGCAAGAAAATTTTTCACAAGTTTGAAAAAGaagttcatgataaataaaaaAAGTACATAAATCTAAAATAAATGAACGAAAATTTGGAAAACGAAAACaaagaaaaatcgagagaaaccCAGGCTGAAATAAAACCAGACAAccatgaaaaaacaaaataaaaaccgcAGAAAGGATTGTTCCCCCCGGAACCGGAGAAGACCCCCGCTATATGGACCGGACGCTTTAAAATTTGGGTTTGGCCTATCTCCCGTTTGGACACTGCTCGTGAGAGTGTGCGTACTTCCCTCAAGAAAAAAGTGAGGGTGTGAGTATGGTGATGGATCGGTTTGTTGGTTCGTCTCTTTCGCCTATCTCTGTCACGATGGAGCAGAATCACAAGGCACATTCGATTCCTCTCCCTTTTACGGGAACGGCTCTTTTGCCTTTCGGCGTCTCCTTTCTGGCCGagataaatcgccatcggccaatcATGCATTTGCCATTTGGTACTTGTCTGTCATGAGCTCGACCCGTCCGCGTGTACTCTCCGAGCCGAACCTCCGATGGAGAGAGCCAGCAAGCGAGCGAGAGTCACCGGCAACCTGCGCACTGCCTGCCACCGCGGCGCACCCCCTCGTTTCCTTCGATCAATCCACCCGGTTGCGTGTGGCGTGCATGCTCTGATCTGTAGTGGCCCATGCAAACAAGCAACATTTTTAGTATGTACACTTACTACCTGAGCTAAGCTAGCCGTCCGTTTCTTCAGAGATAGATAAGCCATTGTCAATATCCATCCTGCCAAATTTCTTTGTAGGTGGTGCgtatcatttatttattttttgcgaaAAGGTGGTGGCTTGCCAAGTCGGCACGTTATGATACGGATCCTGCGCCACGTAGCTTGGTGCCCGCATTGTTAATCTTCTCTGCTTAGCTGTATATACTATCGCTTCATGCGTACGTTCTTATCTTTTTTTATGAAGGGAGTAGTACGTGATAACGATGCCATGTCGCATGCACGTGAGAGGCTATCGTGGTGATCTGCCACGTCCGCGGGGACGTCCGGTCCCCAGGCCCCCACACGGTCGTCCATGCCACGGATCTGATCCGCTGATCTGGAGCAAAAGCATGGCAACGAAAACGTGAGAAATTAGAAACACCAACCTCCATTCCTGCACCCAAACAAACCTACTTGGGGTGGTTGAATGGTTAGGAGGATGATATATTTCTAATCCGCTATAGTTTAAATTCTAAACTTGACACTGGTGCTCGTatttctttgtactccctccgtttttatttactctgcatattaggtttaacTAAAGTCAAACttagtaaagtttgaccaagtttgtagaaaaataTATAAACTTTTGtgataacaaatctatatgatgtgaaagtacattcaataataaatctaatagtattgatttgttattgtatatgttaatacttttgtttataaactttgtcaaagtttacaaatcTTGATTTTAACCAAAACTAATATGCGGACAaaaaaaaacagagggagtatttattacAAGTCTCTCAGCAATTTGTGTTTAGTAGGAGGAGACTTCCTGTCGACCACGAAGACGTCTATGACGACTTCATCAATATCAAGTTGATGTGCCGGCTTAGTCTCTCAAATATGCTCAAAAGAATATGGTGCGTGTGTACATTTATGAAAATAATTATATATGTATGTATAAGCGTCTGCATTTGTACTATATTAAAAAAATCCGTGCCATAAAGTCCACGTCAGTGTGAAAGCCCAGATTTTTAGACCGCCCGTCCTTTGAGATTGACGTGCTCGCCGTGTGCCATTGCAGCACCCATTAACGACGCCACAGTTCAATCAACTCGCTTTCTCTAACTATATTTTCGTCAAAGAGAGGCCGACCCTTTcatttttatataaaaaaaccATTTGGTCTTTAACGACTGCAAACTGCTAAAAAATTTAAACTAAAGTTTCAGACGGAAGCGCTACCGGCTTGCATCGCTGGGGTTCGATGATTATATCGGCTAAAACCTTCAAACTTCCAAACTACAGCCGACAAAATAGACCAAGTCAAATTCACGACAAACAAACTACCGGTACCGGAGCAACACAAACAGGAAAAAAACTCAACTATTAAAGCATCTTCAACGACGCATTATAATTCTTTAAAGCGCCAAAATAGTCTTTTGCGCGTGGAAGCGATGAAGAGATTTTCGAAATACATAAAAACACGGCGCCCAAACTGGCGGCCCCACCTGCAGCAGCCTGCGTGCACAATCCGGCGCCCCAAATTTGCAGCCCGCGGCCCGCGAGCACACCCGGACGCTAAAGTTTATGAGAGCGCTCTACTTTACAGCGACCGTTCAAGCGCTGTTTTTGTTTCCGGCGCACAAAAACGCTGATTTTAGCGCGTGAGACAGTTTTGAAGCGCCTGTTGGAGACGCTCTTAGACAGCATCACCAAATCATATGCAAGGAAGTATTCAGAGTAATGATTCATCATCTTCATCCACCGCCAATGCGCAACACCCCTGGTCTCCAGCCCTGGGACACCCGGAACACTTCGCTCGCCACCGGCTCCCTTAGCTTTGCCCCCAATATTAGTAGTTTTTGTCTTGCCTCATTTATCTAAAAAATATAGACCAGCTCATTATCGAGGAACACGACATCTTGACCACAGTCATATGATCAGATATAATGCCAACCAACACTAGCCTTCTATCATCTTTTGGGAAGCCTTTAATCCACCTCCCAAAGCATTCAGATGGGCTACTATCATCTTTTGGGAAGCCCTTAATCCACCTCCAAAAGCATTCAGATGGGCTACTATCATCTTTTGGGAAGCCCTTAATCCACCTCCCAAAGCATTCAGATGGCTACTATCATCTTTTGGGAAGCCCTTAATCCACCTCCCAAAGCATTCAGATGGGCTATCAGGAGTATATTGCAAATCAAAAACACATTTTAAAAGACTCCAAATAAGTCTAGCAGCTCAAAATTGCAAGAATAAATGATCAATATTCTCATTGTTACGACATACACAAGCATTTTACTCACTTTTCTAGCTAGCTAGTGGTGGGGAAGGATTGCGACGGTCTATCCGATCAACGACGTCTATATGTGCAGGGAAGTTGAGAGCTCGCCGTCATCTCGGATGGGGATAGTTCCATGTGTTGTTGTGTGCTCCTGCCACAGCGTATGAAAACGACACACTCCAAGGGGGTGCAGTCGTGTTATATAAGTACATTATCTTTTTTCTGTACTTACTTGTATCTTTAAAAAATTGTGAAAAGCTTTATAAAGCTTGTCGGCTTGGCCTTTCTCTACAAAAGTTTAAAAGCTTATGCCTTGATGTATTTTATAGAAGAAAATAGTAGTCATATTTGTAATTAAGCCAAGCAACACCCCCATTTTTTCGAAATGGTGTCACTTAGGGCTTTAATTTATTAAAAAGGAGTTGCCCGATTAATATGCGGAAACCAAGGTGAAAACCATTACTCCACCATtaggctagttgtaatgggagtatcataggtagtattatgcatgccaactagacaaatttgatgaggtggcatagaattaaatgaagaaagagagggttgagtatcatatcatgataccgtatcatattaaatgttgtgctactatgggggtgtttgttttcagggacttttttgtgtagggactagaaaaagttcctcttagagacttttttatcaaacggggactttttagggactaaactaggcatttgggactaaatgaagaagactctcaaggagagtctttttgggacttttccaacaatgccccttcatgcacccattggcccgccaccccatggtgttatttgattgttatttttctatatactaggggcaacatggtcatttaataacctctaggaagggactagggactttttagtctctggaaacaaacagggagagacttttagggactagggactttttagttgggactagaaaaagtcctaggactagagaaccaaacaccacctatgtgtcatgcatgctaataaataaagtcatctatgatactaacatatgatactatgcactacggatgtagtatcatacactagtatcatatacatgatactagtatatgatactttccattacgaccagcctaagagACACCCCGAATTAACAATGCTAAACACCAAAGAGCTAGACACTTTAGCAGCGTGTTTAGCCCCACCGCCCTTATGTTCACTATACTTCTTGATGTTAATGTTATTGGTCCTGTGTAGCTCTCTAAACTTGTGCGTGACATCAGCTCTCACAATGAGAGTGCTATACTCATATTTTTCCTTGCCCAAATCAAATACTTGattaaaagaagaagaaaaagatggGAATCAAGATATTCTCTTCGCTCCCTTCTTTAGGATTCCAAACCATATTATTAGGTCGTACCGAAGTTAAGTTACATATGATGTGGCCAATCATGCCACGCATACTTTGAAGAATCGAAGTATTTGCCAAAAAACACCTTTAGGATTTTTAAAAACATTATGTTCGCTAGAAGTCTATATTATCATATCTCCATGTCTATTTTATATAATAAAAATATGGAATCAAACTTTTCTCTGGGAAGATATTATGACGTGAAGTTCTTTTTTTAATGGTATTCTAATCGTAAGCTTCATGCAGTGAAGGCTAATGCCACACGACAGTGGCAATTCCCAATCATGATGGACATGATGTTATGTGACATATAAGGTCTTATTCAAGATTTCAATGAGCCAGATATGCCAATGCACTGAAAGCGAATGTGAAAATTGTTCCCCGAAGATAAGACAACAAGTTAAATAAAAAATTGACGATAACAAACATGATATGATACATCTGGTGGCCACAACTCCGGTGGCAAAAGTATTCGCAAAGGTCAATAAAAAGAAATGAAGAGGCTGGGACTTCAACAAAGGTAGAGCACATGTGGAGATTTGAGTGGGCATGACTGTTATGGGTTGAACAGTTTAAGATGAATACAATCCTGATTTTGAAAAAACAAACTCCTCAAAAGAAAAAGGATTTCTCgtaaaaatttcaaaaagaaaataaagttaaCTATAGAAAAAGTAAAGTTGCAATGCAATTAAATTGATCTTGCAACAAgtatgaaagaacatgcggtgcccccatgtttggttttggtcattgatgacaatctctatggactaatggttgccttgagttatatttgaaggtttttgtccataggcttttcttggagtacatgtgttggtttcaaggagagtttgtgtcgaccaaggtgctattcaaggaattacctaaagagtgatcttgtgagaggttgatcaagactaagtcaaagagtgaatcaagttgaccaacccacaaagcgtagaggatgtaccgagagggatcaagtgatcccatggtatggtaagcattgtcaattacgctttgtgtactaacccatggtctttgtgagggttctttgtggggttaggttgcggtgtgcaagttcaagtagagcatcacgaagagatcaaatgcctGAAGCTTGAcatcctttgtggtgacaatggacttgtgaagatgtgcggaagagtggctcacccatagtggagtatgggggagcaatcaactagtcttcatcaagtcaatacaatcaagaaaggttgcggtgtgcaagttcaagtggagcatcacgaagagatcaaatgcttgaagcttgtcgtcctttgtggtgacaatggacttgtgaagatgtgcggaagagtggctcacccatagtggagtatgggggagcaatcaactagtcttcatcgagccaacacaatcaagaaaggtggtccaacttgaggaagtcaagatcgtcatcatctagctcaagtggactatgtgcaaggcaaaggttttcccttgataggttttctattttaccgatctcatgatggtagttgggagaccgggttataagatcgattgccgtactatcaaggggggctctcgatgagtagcttgatcgtatcgttcgttgagagctcaaaccgttgcatccttgcatcatctttcttggttcttgtttggttctctttgtgagtcttagagcttatggtcatcttgatgacaagcttgagttcatcgaaaacggagttcgcatgcatcttctatgatgttttcgatgttggaggttttgccgtttcttcttggttggaggtttcactcctctttttgttaggcatacctcccctgcctcttcttactattaccactcgctgttttgatgctacgcgttgtcttgtttccaacaagcttgagtttgctcaattcggagctcatatgcagaagttatggcagttctggttttcttgagtgtggtttttgtcagggtcccagcggtagtaccgctgaggagtcacaagcggcagtaccgctccgcagcgatAGTACCGGCGGTGACTCCGCAGCAGTATTACCGTTGGCTTAACAGGTccctaccgcgtcgattcgaggggtctttatctgtgtcggattgtgcggtacctccctgcggcagtagtgcggcagtaccgctccttagCGGCTATACCGCCCTtccgccgcggtagtaccgcccgattCTCTCTTTCCCTTTATCCTTCGTTCTGCGTGGCAGTACCGcctaacccagcggtagtaccgctgtctcctACGGTACTACCACCCCAAGGTTCAtattttgttgctccttttccctgttttttccgcctgagcggtagtaccgctcgtgtgcgggctgagcacataacggttggatttcccccctcctataaaagggggtcttcttccccaatgaaccttatcctttgagttcgtgttcttcccccattgttgaccttcttcgagcttgctaactctcaattcctccatggtttcttgctagtttttgagggaaaagagagaggagatctagatccacattttcaccaatcactttctcctttatgtgaggggaaccccttggatctagatcttggagttctttgtgttctctttcttgttcttcct
This window contains:
- the LOC123128668 gene encoding transcription termination factor MTERF4, chloroplastic; translated protein: MLPLARTALRRLGPAAAGDGSLPGRLLLLAPLASKPSSSTPPEYQMPSVTWGVIQGRRERLVSRVLALDFLRSAGVTDPAGELEAVELPSSLDVLQERLDFLLRLGLSTDDLSAYPFLLACSLRKNVIPVLSYLEKLGVTRARLAAFVRAYPACLHASVAVDLAPIVKALRGLDVDRQDIPRVLERYPDVLGLKPDGTISTSVAYLVGIVGVAPRDIGPMVTHYPFFLSMRVGTTIKPFCDYITSLGLPMRILARIIEKRPYILGYDLEETVKPNVEALLSFGIRKEVLPLMIAQYPSILGLPLKVKLAAQQYFFNLKLKMDPDGFARAVEKLPQLVSLHQNVILKPVEFLRGRGITDDDIGRMLIRCPQILLLRNELMKNSFYFFKSELKRPISELLEYPEYFTYSLESRIKPRYMRVASKGIRCSLDWFLNCSDQRFEERMRGDFIEGDAPGPSFTMGGKLQMPGNQLVSDDDNEESDDEVLYRRTVML